The Cohnella abietis genome has a segment encoding these proteins:
- a CDS encoding GAF domain-containing sensor histidine kinase, translating to MFGTAEELNIGSIPIESIPIEQHHMMPAAIVGYSIRTGEQVILHDAAKEGMFTHNPYVKNNGIKSILCLPIMHQNKKICMLYLENKLSPNVFTSERLDVLKLLAAQSVISIANAKLFTAIQELKNSLEDQVKERTRSLERSMLETSAALAEVSVYEERSRIAQEIHDIVGHTLTSTVIQIEAGKRLMSKDAGEATQRLKEAQDLVRHGLNEIRSSVHMLKEDRYSDLSAMLNQLMRDTERNTGVIISSEMEELIELPTTHKKTIYHALQEDLTNGIRHGGSAEFRFSLHSVDSKVCFRLDDFGKGSETIKMGFGLRAMKDRVEQLGGTLAIDSRQEQGCLLRIDLPYPSRKIED from the coding sequence GTGTTTGGAACGGCAGAGGAGCTTAACATCGGATCCATCCCGATTGAGTCTATCCCTATTGAGCAGCATCATATGATGCCCGCAGCAATTGTCGGTTACTCTATTAGAACGGGAGAGCAAGTCATTCTGCATGATGCCGCCAAAGAAGGGATGTTCACCCATAACCCTTATGTGAAGAACAATGGGATAAAATCCATCCTTTGCCTACCGATTATGCATCAGAATAAGAAGATTTGCATGCTCTATTTGGAGAATAAGCTATCACCTAACGTGTTCACGTCGGAGCGGTTGGACGTCTTGAAGCTGCTCGCGGCGCAATCTGTCATCTCTATCGCGAATGCCAAGCTGTTCACGGCCATTCAAGAGCTGAAGAATAGTTTGGAGGATCAGGTGAAGGAGCGGACGCGCAGCCTGGAGCGCTCGATGCTAGAGACTTCCGCGGCGCTGGCTGAAGTATCCGTCTATGAGGAACGAAGCCGTATCGCGCAGGAAATTCACGATATTGTCGGACATACGCTTACCTCGACGGTTATCCAGATTGAAGCGGGCAAACGACTGATGAGTAAGGATGCCGGGGAAGCCACGCAACGGTTAAAAGAAGCGCAAGATCTCGTCCGCCATGGCTTGAACGAAATTCGGAGCTCCGTACATATGCTGAAAGAGGACAGGTACTCCGATCTTTCAGCGATGCTGAATCAATTAATGAGAGATACGGAGCGTAATACTGGAGTGATCATCTCATCGGAGATGGAGGAGCTAATTGAACTGCCGACAACTCACAAGAAGACGATCTATCATGCGTTGCAGGAAGATTTGACGAATGGGATTAGACATGGAGGAAGCGCGGAATTCCGATTCAGCTTACATAGCGTTGATTCGAAAGTATGTTTCAGGCTTGATGATTTCGGGAAGGGTTCAGAAACAATTAAGATGGGCTTTGGGTTGAGAGCGATGAAGGATCGCGTGGAGCAATTGGGCGGCACGCTCGCAATCGACTCCCGGCAAGAACAAGGTTGCTTATTGAGGATCGATTTACCCTATCCATCACGGAAGATTGAGGATTAA
- a CDS encoding S-layer homology domain-containing protein — MSWNDKDIPAWAKGAVGALNKLELVSGKGGNRFDPKATTTRAEAVTVLLKMLEQKSK; from the coding sequence ATGAGCTGGAATGACAAGGACATTCCAGCTTGGGCGAAAGGCGCAGTAGGCGCTTTGAATAAGCTTGAACTTGTATCAGGCAAAGGCGGCAACAGATTTGATCCTAAAGCGACTACAACAAGAGCGGAAGCCGTTACGGTTCTGTTAAAAATGCTAGAGCAGAAGAGTAAGTAA
- a CDS encoding S-layer homology domain-containing protein has product MSWNDKDIPAWAKGAVGALNKLELVSGKGGNRFDPKATTTRAEAVTVLLN; this is encoded by the coding sequence ATGAGCTGGAATGACAAGGACATTCCAGCTTGGGCGAAAGGCGCAGTAGGCGCTTTGAATAAGCTTGAACTTGTATCAGGCAAAGGCGGCAACAGATTTGATCCTAAAGCGACTACAACAAGAGCGGAAGCCGTTACGGTTCTGTTAAATTAG
- a CDS encoding helix-turn-helix domain-containing protein, whose translation MNYNAPEWAESRFPNYTAVSIQALYCGSELPIYNICSELPLLIAVSSGSGSLHTQEQTYELAEGSAMFLPANTYVTLLTARGKPLHAYQLSISTLPPVVPAAAVASTKPSALLAAAGILYMPAAATIVTYMEELYFHRLPVRELRHAQNQLLLHQLVLMLLELHEASSAASEQRGMEQSVTFIEQHYASKITREQLSSIAGVSEAHYSVLFRRLAGCSPSEYISRLRIHRAIELLKGTGGMLRDIAQKVGYKDEFYLSRRFKQQTGRSPSSYMTEAPQRIAALLTPYGGHLLTLGIKPSVEMLEQSGFIEAEGLNFAETTVFFDPECTLEQIKAALAETNTELIITTRQSLMNWGPTPEQLRVAAPVVEVPWLEVGWKTHLLLIAKAVHRSEAAERWLANFEREELMARQHIQALPVAEEVITILVLDPKELRVYGARNVGYTIYHSLGLRPPAIIGKALEEYGEQFHAIPIEAEELGDYAGDRLLVIVFSDATGSMAHADRIFESTHWQSLPAVQRKAIHMLDQEEWVPYNPISISLQLQRAVALFDSIRY comes from the coding sequence GTGAATTATAATGCACCGGAATGGGCGGAGTCCCGATTTCCAAACTATACGGCTGTCAGTATTCAGGCGTTATATTGCGGCAGCGAGCTGCCCATTTACAATATTTGCAGTGAGCTTCCGTTGCTGATTGCCGTTTCCAGTGGCAGCGGAAGCCTGCACACGCAAGAGCAAACTTATGAGCTGGCAGAAGGGAGCGCGATGTTTCTGCCTGCCAACACCTATGTAACGCTGCTGACGGCACGCGGCAAGCCGCTGCATGCCTACCAGTTATCTATCAGCACGTTGCCACCTGTCGTCCCGGCTGCTGCGGTCGCATCGACAAAGCCTAGCGCGTTGCTGGCAGCCGCCGGGATTCTTTACATGCCTGCGGCAGCTACGATTGTCACTTATATGGAGGAGCTCTACTTCCATCGCCTTCCCGTACGGGAGCTGCGCCATGCCCAGAACCAATTGTTGCTGCACCAGTTAGTGCTAATGCTGCTGGAACTGCATGAAGCGAGCAGTGCTGCCAGTGAGCAGCGGGGGATGGAGCAGAGCGTTACCTTTATCGAGCAGCATTATGCAAGTAAAATAACACGCGAGCAGCTTTCCAGCATTGCGGGGGTAAGTGAAGCCCACTATTCTGTTCTTTTTAGGCGTCTTGCCGGGTGCTCGCCAAGTGAATATATTTCGCGTCTGCGTATTCATCGGGCAATTGAATTGCTTAAAGGTACTGGTGGGATGCTTCGCGACATTGCACAGAAGGTCGGATACAAGGATGAATTTTACTTAAGTCGCCGGTTTAAGCAGCAGACTGGCCGCTCGCCCTCAAGCTATATGACAGAGGCGCCACAGCGTATTGCAGCACTTCTAACCCCTTATGGGGGACATCTGCTGACACTTGGTATCAAGCCTAGCGTTGAAATGCTGGAGCAGAGCGGGTTCATTGAAGCGGAAGGGCTCAATTTTGCTGAAACGACCGTTTTTTTTGACCCGGAATGTACGCTTGAGCAGATTAAGGCTGCGCTTGCGGAGACGAATACCGAGCTTATTATTACAACGCGTCAGTCGCTGATGAATTGGGGACCAACGCCGGAGCAACTGCGAGTGGCTGCACCTGTAGTTGAAGTTCCTTGGCTGGAGGTCGGCTGGAAAACTCACTTGCTGCTTATCGCCAAAGCGGTCCATCGCAGTGAAGCGGCAGAGCGGTGGCTGGCAAATTTCGAGCGTGAGGAGCTGATGGCACGGCAGCATATTCAAGCTTTACCTGTAGCGGAGGAAGTCATTACGATTTTAGTGCTGGACCCGAAGGAGCTGCGGGTATACGGTGCGCGCAATGTCGGGTATACCATTTACCATTCGCTGGGGCTGCGCCCGCCAGCAATAATTGGAAAGGCGCTGGAGGAGTATGGCGAACAGTTTCATGCCATTCCGATCGAAGCCGAGGAGCTTGGCGATTACGCGGGGGATCGCTTGCTGGTCATTGTTTTTTCAGATGCTACAGGCTCAATGGCTCATGCTGACCGCATCTTTGAGTCAACCCATTGGCAAAGCCTGCCCGCCGTTCAGCGTAAGGCAATTCATATGCTGGATCAGGAGGAGTGGGTTCCGTACAATCCGATTTCCATTTCGTTGCAGCTACAGCGTGCGGTAGCTTTATTTGATTCGATTCGCTATTAA
- a CDS encoding ATP-binding protein, translated as MIIPSCLYGRSSEQAFLLDALKRTTEETVEFVGVSGGGGIGKTFFVMETLRNAVPKEGVFAKGKFDSQSASPPYSVWIQAIDELVGQLLMESMLQNEVWKLRILDALEGYAQILIERVPKLELLIGPQPAIQPLPPLEAQSRFHLILNRFFQLFAFRERPLVLFLDDLQWADEASLQYLAYLLEDWKTKHLLVVAAYREEKFRVPNALSHIEIRLAKRGATMSRIHLNPLQSADLKHMLSDAMRDIDGLVSVLLQKTDGNPLFLKQILQDLFEAKLIEFDEYSGRWLWNLLHITETNVADNVAAYISVKIKHLPSSTALALSRAAFLGSSFALESLLPFVEHSADELSGILDYAVREGYLQVLSEVDSQYKFQHDRIQQAAYELLEDYDCSDLHMRIGMSLAQRLRMVGDVNEFEVVNHLNRALNHFERPEQKLELADLNLLAGLKAKQSTAYETLWDICVKPWSYW; from the coding sequence ATGATCATTCCGTCGTGCCTCTACGGTCGGAGCTCTGAGCAAGCGTTTCTTCTCGACGCGCTGAAACGCACGACAGAAGAAACGGTAGAGTTTGTCGGAGTAAGCGGCGGAGGCGGAATAGGAAAAACCTTCTTCGTCATGGAAACCCTTCGTAATGCGGTGCCAAAGGAAGGGGTGTTTGCCAAGGGTAAATTCGATTCTCAAAGTGCTTCACCCCCTTACTCTGTATGGATTCAGGCAATCGATGAATTGGTTGGTCAACTATTGATGGAGAGCATGTTACAGAACGAAGTATGGAAGTTACGCATTCTGGACGCTTTAGAGGGTTATGCACAAATCCTGATTGAACGGGTTCCCAAGCTGGAATTGTTGATCGGACCACAGCCGGCTATACAGCCGCTACCACCGCTTGAGGCCCAAAGTCGGTTCCATCTCATTCTGAATCGTTTTTTTCAGCTGTTTGCGTTCCGGGAAAGACCTCTTGTTCTGTTTCTTGACGACCTTCAATGGGCGGACGAAGCCTCGCTTCAATACTTGGCTTATTTATTGGAAGATTGGAAGACGAAACATCTACTTGTCGTCGCGGCTTATCGGGAAGAGAAGTTTAGGGTGCCAAATGCACTAAGCCACATTGAGATTCGATTAGCGAAGCGAGGCGCGACAATGAGCCGGATTCATCTAAACCCGCTGCAATCTGCGGATTTGAAGCATATGCTGAGTGATGCTATGCGCGATATCGACGGTCTTGTCTCGGTACTGTTGCAAAAAACGGATGGGAATCCTCTGTTTCTCAAGCAAATCCTTCAAGATTTGTTCGAGGCAAAATTAATCGAATTCGATGAATATAGCGGACGATGGCTATGGAATTTATTGCATATAACCGAGACTAACGTTGCTGATAATGTCGCTGCATACATTTCGGTGAAGATTAAGCATCTGCCTTCTTCCACCGCACTAGCGCTCAGTCGAGCCGCATTCTTAGGAAGCTCATTTGCATTGGAGAGCCTACTCCCTTTTGTCGAACACTCCGCTGACGAATTATCGGGCATTCTGGATTATGCCGTACGCGAAGGATACCTACAAGTATTAAGCGAGGTTGACAGTCAGTACAAATTTCAGCATGACCGGATTCAGCAAGCAGCTTATGAGTTACTCGAAGATTACGATTGCTCCGACCTGCATATGAGAATAGGGATGTCGCTGGCGCAACGCTTGAGAATGGTCGGAGACGTCAACGAGTTTGAAGTAGTCAACCATTTGAACCGTGCATTAAATCACTTTGAGCGCCCAGAACAAAAGCTGGAATTGGCTGATTTGAATTTGCTAGCAGGATTGAAAGCGAAGCAATCTACCGCATATGAGACCCTCTGGGATATATGCGTCAAGCCGTGGAGCTACTGGTAG
- a CDS encoding ABC transporter substrate-binding protein, whose translation MFRRALLLCCITILMFAVLSACGSKTAETPTTPQNESKVEQGKEQADQADTGAEAVKKYTDIKGEKEIPTHPQRVVTDQYLMQMLSLGSVPIGAVTYQLEDKISMETGLIGNVQDIGSPVNLEAVVALNPDLIITANEDLYEQYSKIATTVLLPWTAFNAFEQVEQVGILLGKEKEAEEWLEKFRAKEAEYKQAAAALMSPDETVSIFAIMGKNDLRVYGQRNIGYVFYRSLGIKAPAEVQKLYEGKEDEFVYADASQEMLPEFAGDNILLMVRNGDEDSQTLYKDLLESGLWKNIPVVKNKKVYMLDEDYWFIYNSLALNYQLEKSVDIVKELKK comes from the coding sequence TTGTTTAGACGTGCTTTACTGTTATGTTGCATTACCATTCTGATGTTTGCCGTGCTTAGTGCTTGTGGTTCGAAAACGGCTGAGACGCCTACCACGCCTCAAAATGAATCCAAGGTGGAGCAGGGAAAGGAGCAAGCGGACCAAGCTGATACTGGAGCTGAAGCCGTTAAGAAATATACAGATATTAAAGGGGAGAAGGAAATTCCTACGCATCCTCAGAGAGTCGTTACCGACCAGTATTTGATGCAGATGCTGTCGCTTGGCAGCGTTCCTATAGGTGCGGTTACCTATCAGCTGGAGGATAAAATTTCGATGGAAACCGGCTTGATCGGAAACGTACAGGATATCGGCTCGCCTGTTAATTTAGAGGCAGTTGTAGCCTTGAACCCGGATCTTATCATTACCGCTAATGAAGATCTGTACGAGCAATACTCGAAAATTGCAACGACAGTGCTTCTGCCATGGACGGCATTTAATGCTTTCGAGCAGGTCGAGCAAGTCGGTATTTTGCTTGGCAAGGAGAAGGAAGCGGAGGAATGGCTTGAGAAGTTCCGCGCCAAGGAAGCAGAGTACAAGCAAGCAGCAGCGGCGCTCATGAGCCCGGATGAGACAGTCAGCATATTTGCCATTATGGGCAAAAACGATCTTCGGGTCTACGGGCAGCGCAATATTGGCTATGTATTTTATCGTTCGCTCGGCATTAAAGCACCGGCAGAGGTACAGAAGCTGTATGAGGGTAAGGAAGATGAATTTGTCTATGCAGATGCGTCACAGGAGATGCTACCGGAGTTTGCAGGGGATAATATTTTGCTGATGGTTCGTAACGGAGATGAGGATAGTCAGACCCTGTACAAAGATTTGCTGGAGAGCGGCTTGTGGAAAAACATCCCGGTTGTCAAAAACAAAAAGGTGTACATGTTAGATGAGGATTACTGGTTCATCTACAACTCCTTGGCGCTAAATTATCAGCTCGAAAAGTCGGTCGATATTGTGAAAGAGCTGAAAAAATGA
- a CDS encoding response regulator codes for MKKIKLVIADDQMLTREGLRTILDLEDDMEVVGLAKNGEEVCILVEQLQPTLALLDIQMPVMDGIAALKRIKMSCPDTRILILTTFIDTDYIVEAMANGANGYMLKDMDGDKMIASIRDTAAGQFVLPAAVAAKLVMRVNQIAGDYDYGHKSSLDSFKLTEREEEIARLILRGLNNREIADALHIAEGTVRNYISSLYSKLNVVDRAQAIMRLQGLN; via the coding sequence ATGAAGAAGATCAAGCTTGTTATTGCCGACGATCAGATGCTGACGCGGGAAGGACTTCGGACAATACTGGATTTGGAAGACGACATGGAAGTCGTCGGATTGGCTAAGAACGGCGAGGAAGTCTGCATCTTAGTAGAGCAGCTTCAGCCGACTCTTGCTTTGCTAGATATACAGATGCCGGTAATGGACGGTATTGCCGCGCTAAAAAGGATCAAGATGAGCTGTCCGGACACGCGCATTTTGATTCTTACGACCTTTATCGATACGGATTACATCGTCGAAGCAATGGCTAACGGAGCCAACGGCTACATGCTAAAAGACATGGACGGGGACAAAATGATCGCCTCGATCCGCGATACGGCTGCCGGCCAGTTCGTTCTTCCGGCTGCCGTCGCGGCTAAATTGGTAATGAGAGTGAATCAGATCGCTGGGGATTATGATTATGGACATAAATCAAGCCTCGATAGCTTCAAACTGACAGAACGGGAAGAGGAGATCGCAAGACTTATTCTACGTGGATTGAATAACCGCGAGATAGCCGACGCTCTGCATATTGCTGAGGGGACGGTCAGAAACTACATTAGCAGTCTATATAGTAAATTGAATGTCGTCGATCGGGCACAAGCCATCATGCGTCTTCAAGGTCTTAATTGA
- a CDS encoding serine/threonine protein kinase, giving the protein MKVPTINAAREFDMMFELQGYRTIEMLGDQEDISLYRLQRYEDRLSVIAMTTREAYPDEKQVSAFQYQYDMLRRLDGRGTLEAYSLETESDRPFLLLQDIGGKTLDQMMRLRGDGQGLPELLRVAVAIADSLMKIYREKVTLHEITPCHILVNLETYEAKFVDIRLCSSEFDKSPLSSLTGRPDSLLPYISPEQTGRTGVVQDYRSDFYSLGVTLYEWLSGSLPFELKDVLNIVYHHLGIVPQPLHDKHASIPRAVSDIIGKCMEKSSDARYESAYGLKSDLETCLTMLEKMGKVESFPLA; this is encoded by the coding sequence ATGAAAGTTCCGACAATCAATGCAGCCAGGGAGTTTGACATGATGTTTGAATTGCAGGGTTATCGAACGATAGAAATGCTCGGAGACCAAGAGGATATCAGCTTATATCGGTTGCAACGTTATGAGGATAGGCTGAGTGTCATTGCCATGACGACGCGCGAGGCGTATCCGGACGAGAAACAGGTATCGGCCTTTCAATATCAATACGATATGCTTCGTAGGTTGGACGGCAGGGGTACGTTGGAAGCGTATAGCTTGGAGACCGAATCGGATCGTCCGTTTTTGCTTCTTCAAGATATTGGCGGAAAAACACTCGATCAAATGATGCGTTTGCGTGGAGACGGCCAGGGGTTACCCGAGCTTCTTCGTGTTGCTGTAGCAATTGCCGACAGTCTGATGAAAATTTATCGTGAGAAAGTTACGCTTCATGAGATTACACCTTGTCATATTCTAGTCAATTTGGAAACCTACGAAGCCAAGTTCGTCGATATTCGCCTGTGTTCTAGCGAATTCGATAAGAGCCCACTGTCTTCCTTAACGGGCCGTCCGGATTCGCTCCTGCCTTATATTTCCCCAGAGCAGACGGGCAGAACGGGAGTGGTGCAGGACTATCGTTCGGATTTTTATTCGCTAGGCGTTACCTTATACGAATGGTTGTCCGGCAGCTTGCCGTTCGAGCTAAAAGACGTGCTGAACATCGTCTATCATCATCTTGGAATCGTACCTCAACCGCTTCATGATAAGCATGCCTCTATTCCTAGGGCAGTGTCCGACATTATCGGTAAATGTATGGAGAAAAGCTCTGATGCTAGATATGAGAGCGCGTATGGGCTCAAGTCGGATTTGGAGACCTGTTTGACCATGCTGGAGAAAATGGGGAAGGTAGAATCGTTCCCGCTGGCCTAG